Proteins from a genomic interval of Acanthochromis polyacanthus isolate Apoly-LR-REF ecotype Palm Island chromosome 24, KAUST_Apoly_ChrSc, whole genome shotgun sequence:
- the cfi gene encoding complement factor I, which yields MRSVCLFLLFLLIIRSEAWNSDDYETTSAIKQQIPQKHVSLEELASSPAPVKTSPSSMSTSPLPVKTSPSPVSTSPAPTTPAAPVTDEFLGPSKCLDKKRTRVSCDLVFCPPWERCIEGTCSCKPPYLCPIDNTKPVCGRDHRNYRSYCQVMAVSCRTKKPTMSHFGENCDANKEKFSSSIDQDNGLVSMFLPNSDGESDEVLVCEKLWDTAAANVACREQGKSLGAASANSVPFDSLTNKPDRCVSVRCQGYETSLSECVIYDRVMSTYGRVAAVSCYEAPKKPTECGPDFTCANSKCVSLNRTCDGVDDCGDRSDEMCCKSCRNGAFRCKTGVCLHGEAINDGHIDCLDGEDEAEKHKKKIQTSFRSSADPEKILQQVGHLEFVSPRHETKSSRDHLESLLSCGVPNATTVDDETEHRRRPRVRRVVGGVPAKPTQIQWQVALVENKRIDCGGAYIGGCWVVTAAHCVRPNPSAFSVKFSIWKKFHIQTTSDIVPVEDIRIHPNYNPASYENDIALIQLKKLPFREECFEYNPAVSAVCIPWTPHLFQPNHTCSISGWGRTAGGRSAQVLLWANVSLIADCQRFYKDRFKPGMMCAGDLDGSVDSCQGDSGGPLVCEDELGVSYLWGIVSWGDKCGMPGFPGVYTQVAHYFEWIRLHTGWTAVTRFNS from the exons ATGAGATCGGTTTGTCTTTTCTTGCTGTTTCTTCTCATAATTCGCTCTGAAGCG TGGAACTCAGATGATTATGAGACAACATCAGCCATAAAACAGCAGATCCCCCAGAAACACGTGTCTCTGGAAGAGCTGGCATCAAGCCCCGCCCCAGTCAAGACAAGCCCCTCCTCCATGTCAACAAGTCCCCTCCCAGTCAAGACAAGCCCCTCCCCTGTGTCCACAAGCCCCGCCCCCACAACACCTGCAGCACCTGTGACAGATGAGTTTCTGGGTCCGTCCAAGTGTCTGGACAAAAA ACGGACTCGGGTGTCATGTGACCTGGTTTTCTGCCCTCCGTGGGAACGCTGCATCGAAGGAACGTGTTCCTGCAAACCGCCCTACCTGTGTCCCATCGACAACACGAAGCCGGTTTGTGGGCGGGACCACAGGAACTACAGATCCTACTGCCAG GTGATGGCGGTCTCGTGCCGGACCAAGAAACCCACCATGTCCCACTTTGGGGAAAATTGTGACG CAAATAAAGAGAAGTTCTCGAGTTCCATTGACCAGGACAACGGTTTGGTGTCCATGTTCCTGCCCAACAGTGATGGAGAAAGCGATGAAGTTCTGGTTTGTGAGAAGCTGTGGGACACGGCAGCGGCTAACGTGGCCTGCAGGGAACAAGGAAAATCACT GGGAGCAGCTTCTGCTAATTCTGTACCGTTCGACTCCCTGACTAACAAACCGGACAGATGTGTTAGCGTTCGCTGCCAAGGCTACGAGACGTCGCTGTCCGAGTGCGTGATCTACGACAGAGTGATGAGCACATATGGAAGGGTGGCTGCTGTTTCCTGTTACGAGGCTCCGAAGAAACCTACAG aaTGTGGACCCGACTTCACATGTGCAAACTCAAAGTGTGTTTCTCTGAACCGGACGTGTGACGGAGTCGACGATTGTGGCGACCGAAGTGACGAAATGTGCTGCAAAA GTTGCAGAAACGGAGCTTTTCGCTGTAAAACTGGAGTTTGTTTACATGGAGAAGCCATTAACGACGGCCACATCGACTGTCTGGATGGAGAAGACGAAGCAGagaaacacaagaagaaaatacaaa CATCTTTCAGGTCGTCTGCAGATCCAGAGAAGATCCTCCAGCAAGTCGGACATTTAG AGTTCGTCTCTCCCAGACACG AGACCAAATCCAGCAGAGATCACCTGGAGTCCTTGCTGTCCTGTGGAGTTCCCAACGCCACCACGGTGGACGACGAGACGGAACATAGGCGACGCCCCCGAGTCAGGAGGGTTGTGGGCGGCGTCCCAGCCAAGCCG ACTCAGATCCAGTGGCAAGTGGCTCTGGTGGAGAACAAGAGGATCGACTGTGGAGGAGCTTACATCGGAGGCTGCTGGGTGGTCACTGCTGCTCACTGTGTCAG ACCAAACCCTTCGGCCTTCAGTGTGAAGTTCTCTATCTGGAAAAAGTTCCATATTCAGACCACAAGCGACATCGTTCCTGTCGAGGACATCCGCATCCATCCCAA CTACAACCCGGCCAGCTATGAGAACGACATTGCCCTGATTCAGCTCAAGAAGCTTCCGTTCAGGGAGGAGTGTTTTGAGTACAACCCGGCCGTCAGCGCCGTCTGCATCCCCTGGACGCCTCACCTGTTCCAACCCAACCACACCTGCAGCATCTCTGGCTGGGGACGGACCGCAG GTGGCAGGTCGGCTCAGGTGTTACTGTGGGCGAACGTGTCCCTGATTGCAGACTGTCAGAGGTTCTACAAAGATCGATTCAAGCCTGGCATGATGTGTGCAG GTGACCTGGATGGCAGTGTGGACTCTTGTCAGGGGGACAGTGGAGGACCGCTGGTCTGTGAGGATGAACTGGGAGTTTCATATCTGTGGGGCATCGTGAGCTGGGGGGACAAATGTGGGATGCCGGGTTTTCCTGGAGTATATACACAG GTCGCTCATTACTTCGAGTGGATCCGACTTCACACCGGCTGGACGGCAGTCACCAGGTTCAATTCCTGA